The sequence below is a genomic window from Mycobacterium heidelbergense.
CCGAAACGTGCGGGGTCATGGCGTTATTCGGCATGGTCCGCCACGGGTGATCGGCCGGCGGCGGTTGCGGGTACCACACGTCGCCGGCGTAACCGGCGAGCTGGCCGCTGCGGAGCGCGGCCGCGATGGCCTCGGGGACGGTCTCTTCGCCGCGGGCGGTGTTGACGATGTAGGAGCCGCGCCGCATCGTGCCCAGCAGCCTCTCGTTGAACATCCGCCGCGTCGCGTCGTACAGCGGCGAGTGGACGGACACCACGTCGACGGAGCGCACCAGCGACTCGACGTCGGGGTGGAACGTGACGTTCAGTTCCTTCTCGACCTGGGGGGACAACCGACGCGTGTCGGTGTAATGCAGCTTGACGTCGAATGGGGCCAGGCGGCGCAGCACCGCGCGTCCGATCCGCCCCGCGGCGATCACCCCGACGTCCATGCCCTCCAGGTCGTAGGCGCGCTCCACGCAGTCGGCGATGTTCCATCCGCCTTCGGCGGCCCACCGATGCGATGGGACGAAATTGCGGACCAGCGTGAGGATTTGCATCACCGCGTGCTCGGCGACGCTGATGCTGTTGCTGTAGGTCACCTCGGCGACGGTGATCCCGCGCTCTTTGGCGACCTCGAGGTCGACGTGGTCGGAGCCGATGCCGGCGGTCAGCGCCAGCTTGAGTTTGGGCGCCTTGGCGATGCGCTCCTTGGTCAGGTACGCCGGCCAAAATGGTTGGGAGATCACGATATCGGTGTCGGGCAATTCACGTTCGAGCTCCGAGTCCGGGCCGTCCTTGTCCGAGGTCACCACCAGCTCGTGCCCGCCGTCCTCGAAGAACTTGCGCAGCCCCAGCGCACCGGAGACGCAGCCGAGCAGCTCACCGGGGGTGAAGTCGATCGTCGACGGGGACGGCACCGTGCTGCCGTCCGGGTAGTTGTGGATCGTCGGGATGCTGTCGCGGGCGTATTTCGGCGGGTACCCGTCGACGGGGTCCGGGTAGAGCACCATCACACATTTGGCCATTGTTTCCTCCCTAGAAGTGCTTTCAGTCTCGTCCGGCGGCACCGGGGTTGTCCAAGACGTAATTCCGACCGGTCGATAGGCCCGGCCGATCAGGCCTCGTAGATGCGCTGGTTCGCCGCCGTCTGCACCAGCGCGCGGGTCACCACCGAGCCCGGTTCCGCCGCGTTGGTGACGAGCACCATCGGGGCGGTGACGGACGGATTGTGCAGCCGCAGCACGGAAGCCCCGGCGGGCACGCCAAGGATGCGGATCCAGGTCTGCGGGACGATGCTGGCCCACCGGCCGGTGGCGACGTGGGCCAAAAGCGTGGCGACAGAGTCGGTTTCCAGTTGCGGCGCCACCGCAAGCCCCTGGGTGTCCAGCGCGTCGTCGATGACGCGGCGCCCGCGCATCCCCTCGGTCAGCAGGCACAGCGGTAATTCCAGCGCTTCTGACCAGCTCATGGTGTCCGATTTTCCGGTGAGCAGCTCGCCGCCGACGACGAGCACCTGCTGCTCCTGATACAGCGGGGTGACCAGCAACTCGGCGGTGTCATGGTCGGGATAGAGAATCCCCGCGTCCAGCTCGAACCGGACGATTCGTTCGACGATCTCGGCCGACCGCAGGTTCGTCTCGAGGCGAACGCGCACCAACGGGTGCTCCGCACAAAACGGATCCGTCAGCAGCGCAACGGTAGTGGCGGCGGCCGGGACCACCCCCAGCCGAAGCTCGCCGACGAGGCCGGTCTGCAGCGCCGTGACTTCAAGTTTCAGAGCGTCGCGGTCGGCCAGGATGCGCCTCGCCCAATGCACGAGCCGCTCACCTTCGGGGGTCAGGCCCTCGAACTTCTGCCCGCGCCGCACCAGCGGCACCTTCAGCTCGTGTTCGAGCTTGCGGATGGCTTCCGACAGCGCCGGCTGCGACGCGTGGCAGGCGCTGGCCGCGCGGGCGAAGTGACGCTCCCGCGCCAGTGCGACGAAGTACTCGAGCTGACGAAACAGCACGAGCCCATTCGATCATGTCTGGCGCGCGGCGGTGTCCCGCGCTACGGGTCGTCGTCTTCGTCGTCGTGGCGGAGGAGTTTTTCCGGGTGCCAGTAGGTGTTGGTCCTGGGTTGGCCGTGGTCGAGGTGGGCCGGCGGTATCCATTCGGTGTCGCCGTGGGTGTTTTTGCGGGTGCTCCAGCCTCCGGGTTGCACGATGTGGTGTTGGGTGGGACACCCGAAGGCCAGGTTGTTCACATCCGTGCAGCCACAGACGGCGAAGGGCTCGACGTGATGCACCTCGCACCAGTACC
It includes:
- a CDS encoding NAD-dependent formate dehydrogenase is translated as MAKCVMVLYPDPVDGYPPKYARDSIPTIHNYPDGSTVPSPSTIDFTPGELLGCVSGALGLRKFFEDGGHELVVTSDKDGPDSELERELPDTDIVISQPFWPAYLTKERIAKAPKLKLALTAGIGSDHVDLEVAKERGITVAEVTYSNSISVAEHAVMQILTLVRNFVPSHRWAAEGGWNIADCVERAYDLEGMDVGVIAAGRIGRAVLRRLAPFDVKLHYTDTRRLSPQVEKELNVTFHPDVESLVRSVDVVSVHSPLYDATRRMFNERLLGTMRRGSYIVNTARGEETVPEAIAAALRSGQLAGYAGDVWYPQPPPADHPWRTMPNNAMTPHVSGTTLSAQARYAAGTREILECWFAGRPIRPEYLIVEGGKLAGTGALSYQK
- a CDS encoding LysR family transcriptional regulator, with the protein product MLFRQLEYFVALARERHFARAASACHASQPALSEAIRKLEHELKVPLVRRGQKFEGLTPEGERLVHWARRILADRDALKLEVTALQTGLVGELRLGVVPAAATTVALLTDPFCAEHPLVRVRLETNLRSAEIVERIVRFELDAGILYPDHDTAELLVTPLYQEQQVLVVGGELLTGKSDTMSWSEALELPLCLLTEGMRGRRVIDDALDTQGLAVAPQLETDSVATLLAHVATGRWASIVPQTWIRILGVPAGASVLRLHNPSVTAPMVLVTNAAEPGSVVTRALVQTAANQRIYEA